From the Plasmodium vivax chromosome 5, whole genome shotgun sequence genome, one window contains:
- a CDS encoding U6 snRNA-associated Sm-like protein LSm3, putative (encoded by transcript PVX_089370A), translated as MEKIALIQNPLDYIRLNMEEEVFLKCKGDREIRGKLDAYDNHLNMILSNAHETYKQSVVENDEESVKKIERNLDMVFVRGDSIILVSSATK; from the exons ATGGAGAAGATAGCCCTAATACAAA ATCCCCTGGACTATATTCGCCTGAAcatggaggaggaggtgtttttaaaatgcaaaggAGATAGGGAGATCAGAGGGAAGTTGGAC GCATACGATAACCACTTGAATATGATCCTCTCCAACGCGCACGAAACGTACAAGCAGAGCGTCGTGGAGAATGATGAGGAGTCCGTAAAG aAAATTGAGAGGAACCTAGACATGGTTTTCGTCCGGGGGGACTCCATCATCTTAGTGTCATCGGCGACGAAGTAG
- a CDS encoding helicase, putative (encoded by transcript PVX_089365A): MNSTPCDNVLHARSYRLSLDDIQNLGSLYFFENNRKVAKYNEEISLLKQQLTYLNEKMGKCGYVHKVIEPAKPSELTFWCYELKEMKEFQDLVMYEIKKKKKQFKILSQSCVKYLSNREKIKQKKQEEEEKRLKTHSKHISSYMDLFWKKIEKLVWEEKKRELQKTLNKKKEMRFKKFVKDAIKKIKRARQDNVHELFVNRHASISSCNPSENVTFSSHLGPTGGSNDRSSVGSSKRVSRMSSEGVSRLSGEGASRLSRVSGERVSRRSSKRVSAGSTARSSANDTESGGLHNLADDELKEEDLTNQEEEDVLLDEQMESSDESEEKGKEISLLDDEASMPIEELLKRIYGFKSGEQYLDLMRQGEGAADEGEAADEGGAADEGEAADEGGAADEGEAADEGEAADEGGAADEGGAADEGEAADEEDAAAEGDAAAEGEPPQGVDGESSEAKPKEKKRKFEEAEEAAPPAEDNLTKKSNSCSGRRKKRRKRKKRSRSHHGKEGPMGPERDSEGEESDSSVSSTSNDDMLMCNMQEKHLTKIPPFIKATLRDYQHAGLHWLLYLYKNNINGILADEMGLGKTLQCISLLSYLAYHFDIWGPHLIIVPTSILINWEIELKRFSPCFKILSYFGNQNERYKKRVGWFNKDSFHVCISSYSTIVKDHIIFKRKRWKYIILDEAHNIKNFNTKRWNIILSLKRENCLLVTGTPLQNSLEELWSLLHFLMPNIFTSHLDFKEWFSDPLNLAIQKSKINDSRELIDRLHTVIRPYILRRLKKNVEKEMPNKYEHIIKCKLTRRQQVLYDEFIQNKQVQNTLSSGNYIGLMNILIQLRKVCNHCDLFTNKHIQTPYYYLLPITFYIPRFCVLFERTYHLDFHLILFLHKEFTSLGGLPRRREAGGQSASRGGADRSRNGFVTLLQRDLSSLGSPHSFAAHQRGTPSDSTQNLVDAIPLQPFPKGEPFLHPPPGDTLDGPQFGQPVGGAPNEITSEPYSPAQAICSVKRSSSSIGSVTGKKRPRSPSGESLTKVNCLPNGLNSGGASPEEMQTPFRGNTHRGGVPPRNIEDVNTYVSNQVKRRSIPKNLLTYSDEFVCEMNNNYDILSLFIDPFNKHSCYDEYLYRTMKDVSPCGVASAGDPLNKAAPNKVALNKAALSKPPPNEALHNRSRNLLYRNNLKIINIDTQYRNFFSDESNQSYLNSLEHNLWIKRQRRFEEKDRRREERLKETFFSEYSLLKNSRTPLFGANLLSLLRREFSADGFVPYHSSNNLPVDRSLMREVRSADVANSAGENDANAVGVIDPVISTSVIAAVTPTGVPPLEALFPTMELFLKTREREIHNFTVLNTPAVICSSHKIAVNNTLLQNGSYLEPILHRIKVATRVYHQPFHKQSIIFPLNKDITLGSGKLFALEKLLNKCKREGNKCLLFTQFIKMLDILEVFLNHLNYTFIRLDGSTKVEQRQKIVTKFNNDKSIFLFISSTRSGSIGINLTAANVVIFYDTDWNPSIDKQAMDRCHRIGQTKDVHVFRFVCEYTVEENIWKKQLQKRKLDTICISMGNFSNLNSRSLLGGGDSSLRGDNPPLGGEKNDPSSGSKVSHQNVPPSIAEVLNGGRTPMPSSDSANKDWFANVDTIKEIFVNKRNNDEDEDIYKDRLLHEHVDEADKTNVRFEKTLEHVEDKDDINALHENKKETLNAISQDLQEFTNRNDFQDTYTLTSYCFNFLSDNLTDGLRQQIDEMKMKIEIEMMNVGGGGEDDEEDGEDEDDEDEEDGEDDGDGDDDEDNPTLDEASPSSSTETDGLPRE; the protein is encoded by the exons ATGAATAGCACCCCGTGTGACAATGTGCTGCATGCCAGGTCGTACCGACTGAGCCTGGATGACATCCAGAACCTGGGgtccctttattttttcgagaACAATAGGAAGGTCGCCAAGTACAATGAGGAGATCAGCCTGCTCAAGCAACA ACTGACCTACCTGAATgagaaaatgggaaaatg TGGATACGTGCACAAGGTTATCGAGCCCGCGAAGCCCTCCGAGCTGACCTTCTGGTGCTACGAGCTGAAGGAAATG AAGGAGTTCCAAGACCTGGTGATGTAcgaaataaagaagaagaaaaagcagtTCAAAATTTTGAGTCAGAGCTGCGTGAAATACCTGAGCAACCGAGAGAagataaaacaaaagaaacaggaagaggaggagaagcgacTGAAGACCCACTCCAAACACATCTCGTCCTACATGGATCtcttttggaaaaaaattgaaaagttaGTTTGGgaagagaagaagagggagttGCAGAAAAcgctaaacaaaaaaaaggaaatgagaTTTAAAAAGTTTGTAAAGGAcgctattaaaaaaattaaaagagcTAGACAGGACAATGTGCATGAGCTGTTCGTCAATCGACACGCCAGTATAAGCTCGTGCAACCCCAGTGAGAACGTTACGTTTTCTTCGCACCTGGGccccacgggggggagcaACGACCGGAGCAGCGTGGGCAGCAGCAAAAGGGTCAGCCGGATGAGCAGCGAGGGGGTTAGCAGGTTAAGCGGCGAAGGCGCTAGCAGGTTGAGCAGGGTAAGCGGCGAGCGGGTGAGCAGGCGAAGCAGCAAACGAGTGAGCGCGGGCAGCACCGCGAGGAGCAGCGCGAACGACACCGAGAGCGGCGGCCTGCACAACCTGGCGGACGACgagctgaaggaggaggacctGACCAaccaggaggaagaagacgtCTTGCTGGACGAGCAGATGGAGTCGAGCGACGAGTcggaggaaaaggggaaggaaatcAGCCTCCTGGACGACGAGGCCAGCATGCCTATTGAGGAGCTGCTCAAAAGGATTTACGGCTTTAAGAGCGGCGAGCAGTACCTGGATTTGATGCGCCAGGGGGAGGGAGCGGCTGatgagggggaagcagctgatgaggggggagcggctgatgagggggaagcagctgatgaggggggagcggctgatgagggggaagcggctgatgagggggaagcggctgatgaggggggagcggctgatgaggggggagcggctgatgagggggaagcggctgatgaggaggatgccGCTGCTGAAGGGGACGCCGCTGCTgaaggggaacccccccaggGTGTAGACGGCGAGTCGAGCGAAGCGAAgccgaaggagaagaaaagaaagttcgaagaagcggaggaggcaGCCCCGCCAGCCGAAGACAACCTGACGAAGAAGAGCAACTCGTGCAGCGggcggaggaagaagcggaggaagaggaagaaacggAGCAGAAGTCACCACGGCAAGGAGGGCCCGATGGGCCCCGAAAGGGACAgtgaaggggaggaaagcGATTCGTCCGTGTCTAGCACCTCCAACGATGATATGCTGATGTGCAACATGCAGGAAAAGCACTTAACTAAAATACCGCCATTCATAAAGGCGACGCTGAGGGATTACCAGCACGCCGGACTGCACTGGTTACTATATCTTTACAAGAATAATATTAACGGAATTTTGGCGGACGAAATGGGGTTGGGGAAAACGCTGCAGTGCATTTCTCTTTTGAGTTACCTGGCCTACCACTTTGACATATGGGGGCCGCACCTGATCATCGTGCCGACGTCAATCCTCATCAACTGGGAGATCGAACTGAAGAGATTTTCCCCGTGCTTTAAAATCCTCTCCTACTTTGGAAACCAAAATGAAAGGTACAAAAAGAGAGTCGGCTGGTTCAACAAGGACTCCTTCCACGTGTGCATATCTAGCTACTCCACCATTGTTAAGGACCACATCATTTTTAAGAGAAAGAGGTGGAAATACATCATTTTGGATGAAgcacataatataaaaaattttaatacgAAGCGGTGGAATATCATTTTGAGTTTGAAGAGAGAAAATTGCCTTTTAGTGACTGGCACTCCGTTGCAGAACAGCTTGGAGGAGTTGTGGTCCCTTCTGCACTTCCTCATGCCCAACATTTTTACCTCCCATTTGGATTTCAAGGAGTGGTTTTCGGACCCCTTAAACTTGGCCATACagaagagcaaaataaatgactCGAGAGAGCTCATCGACCGTCTGCACACAGTAATAAGGCCCTACATTTTGAGGAGGCTAAAGAAAAAcgtggaaaaggaaatgccAAATAAGTATGagcatataataaaatgtaagtTGACGAGGAGACAGCAAGTCCTCTACGATGAGTTCATTCAAAATAAGCAGGTCCAAAACACTCTTAGTAGTGGCAATTACATTGGCCTGATGAACATCCTCATTCAGCTCCGAAAAGTTTGTAACCATTGCGATTTGTTTACGAATAAGCATATTCAGACGCCTTATTATTATCTCCTCCCGATCACTTTTTACATTCCCCGTTTTTGTGTCCTCTTTGAAAGGACCTACCACCTTGACTTTCAcctcattttgttcctccacAAGGAGTTCACCTCTTTGGGGGGCCTGCCCCGTCGTCGAGAGGCGGGTGGGCAGAGCGCATCAAGGGGTGGCGCCGATCGGAGTAGGAATGGATTTGTTACTCTCCTTCAAAGGGACCTCTCCTCACTGGGTTCCCCCCATTCGTTTGCCGCACACCAGAGGGGCACCCCAAGTGATTCCACCCAGAACCTGGTTGATGCTATCCCCCTGCAGCCCttcccaaaaggggagccattcctgcaccccccccctggggacaCTCTCGACGGACCGCAATTTGGGCAACCCGTGGGAGGTGCTCCCAACGAGATAACGAGTGAGCCGTACAGCCCCGCCCAGGCCATCTGCTCAGTTAAACGAAGCAGCTCTTCCATCGGTAGTGTCACTGGGAAGAAGAGGCCACGTTCCCCAAGTGGGGAATCCTTAACGAAGGTGAATTGTCTCCCAAATGGGCTGAACAGCGGGGGTGCTTCCCCTGAGGAGATGCAAACTCCCTTTCGTGGTAACACGCACCGCGGTGGTGTACCTCCAAGAAATATTGAAGATGTAAACACGTACGTCAGCAACCAAGTAAAGAGGAGAAGCATTCCCAAAAACTTGCTCACCTATTCGGACGAGTTCGTTTGCGAAATGAATAACAACTATGACATTCTAAGTCTCTTTATCGACCCTTTTAATAAGCACAGCTGCTACGATGAGTACCTCTACCGAACGATGAAGGACGTCTCTCCGTGTGGCGTGGCCTCTGCGGGGGATCCCCTCAATAAGGCTGCCCCCAATAAAGTCGCCCTGAACAAAGCCGCCCTCAGCAAGCCCCCCCCCAACGAGGCGCTACACAACCGCAGTAGGAACCTCCTCTACAGGAACAACCTGAAGATCATCAACATCGACACGCAGTATAGAAACTTCTTTTCGGACGAGTCGAACCAGAGCTACCTAAATTCACTCGAGCACAACTTGTGGATTAAGAGGCAACGTCGATTTGAGGAGAAAGACAGGAGGAGGGAGGAGCGGCTCAAAGAGACCTTCTTCAGTGAGTACAGTTTGCTAAAGAACAGCCGGACCCCTCTGTTTGGGGCGAACCTGCTGAGCTTGCTTAGGCGTGAGTTCTCCGCGGATGGGTTCGTCCCCTACCACTCGAGCAATAATTTGCCGGTGGACCGTTCGCTCATGCGGGAGGTGCGCTCCGCGGATGTGGCGAACTCGGCGGGTGAAAATGACGCGAACGCGGTAGGCGTGATTGACCCGGTTATTTCCACCTCTGTGATTGCCGCGGTAACTCCCACCGGGgtgccccccctggaggCGCTGTTCCCCACCATGGAGCTCTTCCTGAAGACGCGCGAGCGCGAAATCCACAACTTCACGGTGCTGAACACGCCCGCGGTCATCTGCAGCAGCCACAAAATCGCGGTCAACAACACTCTGCTGCAGAATGGTAGCTACCTAGAGCCCATCCTCCACAGGATCAAAGTAGCCACAAGGGTCTACCACCAACCCTTCCACAAGCAGTCCATCATCTTCCCCCTAAACAAGGACATAACCCTGGGCAGTGGAAAATTGTTCGCCCTAGAAAAGctattaaataaatgcaaaagggaaggaaacaAGTGCTTGCTCTTCACCCAGTTTATTAAAATGCTAGACATTCTAGAGGTCTTCCTCAACCACTTGAATTACACATTCATTAGGTTAGACGGATCAACCAAAGTGGAGCAAAGGCAAAAGATCGTAACCAAATTTAACAATGACAAAtcgatttttctttttatatcttCCACACGAAGTGGCAGCATAGGCATCAACTTGACGGCAGCCAACGTCGTAATCTTCTACGACACTGACTGGAACCCCTCCATCGATAAGCAGGCCATGGACAGGTGCCATAGAATCGGGCAAACGAAGGATGTGCACGTCTTCAGGTTCGTCTGCGAATATACTGTAGAGGAGAACATTTGGAAGAAGCAACTCCAGAAGAGGAAGCTAGACACCATCTGCATAAGCATGGGCAATTTTAGCAACCTGAATAGTAGGTCCCTCCTCGGCGGGGGTGACTCCTCCCTTAGGGGGGAtaaccccccccttgggggggagaagaacgACCCCTCCAGTGGCAGTAAAGTCTCCCACCAGAATGTCCCCCCAAGCATTGCCGAAGTGCTAAACGGGGGGAGAACTCCCATGCCTAGCAGCGACTCTGCAAATAAAGACTGGTTCGCTAACGTAGATACcattaaagaaatatttgtTAACAAAAGGAACAACGATGAGGATGAGGACATCTACAAGGACAGGCTCTTACACGAGCACGTGGATGAAGCTGATAAGACCAACGTGCGATTTGAGAAGACCCTAGAGCATGTGGAGGACAAGGACGACATCAACGCCCTGCATGAAAATAAGAAGGAGACCCTCAACGCTATTTCGCAGGACCTGCAGGAATTCACCAACAGAAATGACTTCCAAGACACCTACACCCTCACGTCCTACTGCTTCAACTTCCTCAGCGATAACCTCACGGATGGGCTGCGCCAGCAGATCGACgagatgaagatgaagataGAAATTGAGATGATGAACGTGGGGGGGGGTGGggaggacgacgaggaggatggggaggatgaggatgacgaggatgaggaggatggGGAAGACGACGGCGATGGCGATGACGATGAGGACAACCCCACCCTCGACGAGGCGTCCCCGTCGTCGTCCACCGAAACGGACGGTTTGCCCCGCGAGTGA